Proteins encoded within one genomic window of Rhododendron vialii isolate Sample 1 chromosome 1a, ASM3025357v1:
- the LOC131331217 gene encoding uncharacterized protein LOC131331217 codes for MLVYGLDPVLPMEVAVKSARIVYQHGLTPTNYTQAMLVELEDLDEVRLAALDHMLVQKRRVTRSYDKHVKKKSFSEGDLVWKTIFPLGEKNSRYGKWSPTWEGPYQIVQVLRGNVYLLMELSGGLFKHLTNGKYLKHHYLTMWEMKDLGENNFNKP; via the coding sequence atgttggtatatggACTTGATCCAGTCCTACCAATGGAAGTGGCAGTGAAATCAGCAAGGATAGTATATCAACATGGCCTCACTCCTACAAATTATACCCAGgccatgctggtagaacttgaagACTTAGATGAAGTTAGGCTCGCAGCCCTTGACCACATGCTggttcagaaaagaagagttACTAGATCCTATGACAAGCATGTGAAAAAGAAGAGCTTTTCTGAAGGTGATTTGGTTTGGAAAACTATATTTCCTTTAGGGGAAAAGAATTCAAGATATGGCAAGTGGTCCCCGACTTGGGAAGGTCCTTACCAGATTGTTCAAGTCCTTAGAGGTAACGTGTATCTTCTTATGGAATTAAGTGGTGGTTTGTTTAAGCAtttaacaaatggaaagtacCTAAAGCATCATTATCTTACTATGTGGGAAATGAAAGATCTTggggaaaataattttaataagCCATAG